The Acetobacter oryzifermentans genomic interval CAGCTATTGATCATCGCCTTGGTAGGCCTTTACCCCACCAACTAGCTAATCAAACGCAGGCTCCTCCACAGGCGACTTACGCCTTTGACCCTCAGGTGTCATGCGGTATTAGCACCAGTTTCCCAGTGTTATCCCCCACCCATGGATAGATACCTACGCGTTACTCACCCGTCCGCCACTAAGGCCGAAACCTTCGTGCGACTTGCATGTGTTAAGCATGCCGCCAGCGTTCGCTCTGAGCCAGGATCAAACTCTCAGGTTCATCATGCCACCAAAGCAGCACAATAAACTAAGGACCCTTCTCAATAAATTAACTAACCAAAGGCCAGCTAATTCGAAACATCTGTCAAAACGCATATCAAAAGATATACCAACAAAACGTCCAAAAGGTTCCTAAAAACCTATCAATTCCCCCAACCTAAGCCAAAACCCAGGCCAGAAAGACACGCCGTCAGCATATCCCTCTCTATCATATTCTCTTGTCAAAGACCAAAAGAGCCGAATAACCTAGCAGATCTTCCTAAACCCGCCAAGACTACTCCGTCTCGGTGAAGCAGCTTCTACACCCCACCACAATATAACGTCAATCCCTAAAATCAGAAAAAATTCATATTCCTGATTTTTTGCCTTAAGCCCCTTCTCCCCCTACATCACGAAAAAGCCTTCTTCCTCACATTCCTCCTTATGCGGCGGGGCTTGACTATCGGGCACGCTGAACGATTTGTGCACTGAACAGTAACTTGCTGAGGCCAGACTGCCTTATGGGCAAGCACATAAAGACGCTCATGCTGTGACAAAGGTTCCTATGTTAAACAAGGATGACATTTAACAGATGCGCATTCTCTTCCCTTACATCGCACAGCCGCACCAAACCTTGCATTCTTTGCCGATTGCAATGGAAATTGCGAGCCGTCACCCCGAGGCTGAAGTGCATCTTGCCTGCACCACACAATCGCATCTGGATTATGTGCGCTCACTGGCCGCATATTATCCAGAATCGAAAGTACAGTTCAGCCTTCTACACCTTCCTCAGTTTCTTCGGCGCCAAACTGAACGCTACGGGCAGACCGCTTTTTTTCGTCTGGCGAGCCTATTTTTTAACAAGAATTATTTCTCTTCGTTTCAGGGGATTGTTGTTCCCGAGCGCACTTCACTCTATCTGCGCAAGCTAGGGGTAAATAAGCCAAGGCTGATATGGACACGCCACGGTGCCGGAGATCGGGCTATTGGTTTTGCGCGTGACGTAAAGAAATTCGACTACGTGCTGATGGCTGGACACAAAATAGAAGAGCGGCTTTTAGCTCAAGGTGCCATCCGTCCTGGCTGTTATCATACTGGCGTTTATGCCAAATTCGATATGGTTCATCGGATGCGCCATCGGACATTACGTCTATTTAACAATAATCGCCCGACTGTCCTTTATAATCCACATTTTAATACGCGCCTCTCATCCTGGCCTAAAATGGGCCTGAATGTGCTGACACATTTTGCTAACCAAGACCGTTATAATCTTATCTTTGCGCCCCATTATCGGCTGTTTGACAACAAAAAAGCCGAAGCATTGCAGTTAGAACGTGCATTTGGGCATTATCCGCACATGCTGGTGGATACCGGTAGTGCCCGCAGCATTGATATGACGTACACATCCACCGCAGATATGTATCTGGGCGATGTGAGTTCGCAAGTTGCCGAATTTCTGGTAAAGCCGCGCGCTTGTATGTTTCTGAATGCGCACAATGTTGATTGGGAGGGGGATGAAAATTACCGCTTCTGGTCTTTGGGATCTGTGCTGAATACTATTGACAGTCTAGGAGAAGACATTGAACAAGCCTTTTCGTCGCACAATGCTTTCGTAAATCTGCAAAAAGATTATATACGCGACACGTTCGACCTTGTTGGGGACGAACCGACTGCGCCGGTAGGGGCCGACGCAATTGTTGATTTTCTTCGAATGGCCAGCTGATGAATAGTATGAACCCTGCTTCTGCAATCTCTTTAAATGAAACCCTCCAACCGGTTTCTACCGCATCTGGTCAGCCACGCCGGTACGGGGATTTTGCAACATTTCCTGAAGCGTTGGACTATGCAGCTCAAGGCGAAGCCGGGTTTAACATTTATTCCGGCAAAGGCGTACTTCTAGAAGCCCTACCCTATAAAGTATTGCGTCAGCAGGCTGTTGATACAGCTTTGCGCCTTTTGGGCATGGGCCTACAACCGGGAGACCGTGTTGCCATTGTGGCGGAAAGCGATGGTGATTTTGCCCGCATCTTCTTTGGCTGTCAGTATGCTGGTTTGGTTGCGGCCCCTCTTCCCCTCCCAGTCGCTTTTGGCGGCAAAGAAGCCTATCTGAAAACTCTTCGGGGTATGATTACTAGCGCACAAGCCAGCGCCGTGATTATTCCGCAGATTATCGAAGGCTGGACGGACGAAATTGTAACGGGCTTGGGCCTTGTTTTTGCTGGGCCACCTGCTGAGCTTATGGCACGCCCTGTGTCAGATATGCCGCTGCCGGATATTCAACCAGAAAACCTTTCATATCTTCAGTTTTCTTCCGGCAGCACACGCTTCCCCATGGGGGTTTGCGTAAGCCACCGTTCCGGCATGGCGAATGTTTCCTCGATTGCACGCAATGGATTGCAGGTTAAGGAAACAGGGGATCGCTGCGTTTCGTGGCTTCCTCTCTATCATGATATGGGTCTGGTTGGTTTCTTCCTGACACCCATGACGTGCCAGTTGAGCGTGGACCTGCTGCCGACGCGCGAATTCGCACGCAGACCGCATGTATGGCTGGATCTGATCAGCCGTAACCGTGGCACCATCGCCTACAGCCCCTCTTTTGGGTATGAACTTTGCGCCCGGCGCCCGGCATCCGAAGGGCTGGATCTCTCTTGCTGGCGGGTTGCAGGCATTGGTGGCGATATGATCCGCGCGCATATTCTGGATGAATTCGCTACGCGCTTTGCCCCTGCTGGCTTTAGCCCAAAAGCATTTGTAGCTAGCTATGGTATGGCAGAAGCTACGCTCGCCATCAGCTTTGCGCCGCTTGATACAGGCATAGAAACCGATACGGTTGACCTTCCTGCGCTGGAAAGCACAGGAATTGCGCGCCCACCCGCCAGTGCAGACACACCAAGCCGCACCTTTGTGATTTGCGGGAAAGTTCTGCCTGGACATGAACTGGAAGTTCGGAATAGCTATGGCCGGGTGCTGAGCGACAGAGAAGTTGGCACTATTTATGTACGTGGCCCCAGCCTGATGAGCGGTTACTTCCGTATGCCGGAAGAAAGCAGCAAAACGCTGGACGCAGACAACTGGCTGAACACTGGTGATCTGGGCTACATGCTCAATGGGCAGATAGTTGTCACTGGCCGCGCCAAAGACTTGATTATTATTAATGGCCGCAACATCTGGCCACAGGATCTGGAATGGTCTGCCGAAACGCATATTCCTGTCCTTCGCAGCCGAGATGTGGCTGTTTTCTCTCTGGAAAAGGGTGACCATGAGGAAATCGTGGCTC includes:
- a CDS encoding fatty acyl-AMP ligase, translated to MNSMNPASAISLNETLQPVSTASGQPRRYGDFATFPEALDYAAQGEAGFNIYSGKGVLLEALPYKVLRQQAVDTALRLLGMGLQPGDRVAIVAESDGDFARIFFGCQYAGLVAAPLPLPVAFGGKEAYLKTLRGMITSAQASAVIIPQIIEGWTDEIVTGLGLVFAGPPAELMARPVSDMPLPDIQPENLSYLQFSSGSTRFPMGVCVSHRSGMANVSSIARNGLQVKETGDRCVSWLPLYHDMGLVGFFLTPMTCQLSVDLLPTREFARRPHVWLDLISRNRGTIAYSPSFGYELCARRPASEGLDLSCWRVAGIGGDMIRAHILDEFATRFAPAGFSPKAFVASYGMAEATLAISFAPLDTGIETDTVDLPALESTGIARPPASADTPSRTFVICGKVLPGHELEVRNSYGRVLSDREVGTIYVRGPSLMSGYFRMPEESSKTLDADNWLNTGDLGYMLNGQIVVTGRAKDLIIINGRNIWPQDLEWSAETHIPVLRSRDVAVFSLEKGDHEEIVALIQCRASASDTREKLRAEAASLFRRLHGVEVSVVLVPPHALPQTSSGKLTRAKARTMYLSGAFEQQSEVA